The DNA region tttgccgtgggcgaccatgtctttgtgaaggtggcacctatgaaaggtgtcatgcggttcgggaagaaaggaaagctcagtccgagattcattggaccatttcagatcctcgacagagttgggacgctagcttatcgtgtggctcttctgccgaatctggccggagtacacaatgtgttccacatctctatgctgaggaagtatatggcgaatccttcacatgtcttgaactttgagccgttgcagcttactccgaacctgtcttataaAGAGAGACCAGTGCATATCTTAGACAgccaggagaagaagcttcggaacaagctggttaagcgagtgaaagtcaaatggcttaaccattcagaggaggaagctacgtgggagtctgagccagagatgaggagtcggtaccccgagttattcggtgagttttaatttcgaggacgaaatttcttttaagggggagggttgtagaacccgtaaatcagactacgtataagccattcataattctagtaattaaattaaaatgattttttttcatgagaatttaaattcttttctttaaatttaattattttattacagtagtttaattgttatcttttcagttaattgagtgaggtcggactggagttggagtttggagataaaattaatattaagcaaacattcctaaaatttatttaagataaataataagttaatttattgtaaaatagtgtttaaggaattatttaagtaattttattatttagccatgcatgcaagataatatTATTCCATAATTAATTTCCTAAttcattaaaacatttaatggGTAGGTAAAACACTagatatttaaaatacaatatttaagaaatattttccctccccTTTATCCAAATTTTCGGCCAtcacctttaattaatttaaaattgttGTCAACCCATTTATTTAATATCTTTCCCTATCCATTTCATGATAGATAAATCCCTAAATTTTATTCAccactaattaatatttaaacaatattccTACCCAATTTTAATAGTAATTTTCGGTCACcacaatttaaaagatttaaatttgcTTTGACAACTCAACCTTGATTCTTTTCTATATCCATTTCTAGGTAGATAATTCCCTCAATTTAAatcttcatttaataataactAAGCCATATCCTACCCACATTTTagatgataaaatcggccacccctctttttaaaagatttaattttgatttaCAACTCATTCTTTATTATCTTTCCTCAATCTTTTCTAGGTAGATATTCTCCCCACTTTTAAATCactaacaaataattaattaagcaaaattTTTCTACCTTGAACCTAGACTAATTTTCTGCCCCTTGCACTCTAATTACCCctcaaaatcttttgatatcattCTATCTTCCTTATCTCACAAACTAGAAGATAGAAAGAATTATCTTGCTATTAAATCCCCATCCATCTAGCAACCTTCCTTCATTTCTTCTAGCCTTCTTTCCTCTCCATTATTTCGAAAACTTCAGAGCAATATTAAGTGTAAAATCGAGAGTGAACCAtagagaaaaatcgtgagaaaCTTTGagagaaaacaagaaagaaaacaagagaagcaactccgtctccgccgcgccgcgtcgtcgtaatcgtttgtttttctttcaaaacaaaccaaggcatgtttatatctttccttgctcttcaatcaagtcatatacatgtttttaaacCATGTTTGTTCATGATCTTAttagcaaaaaccgaaacatatcaagaaattttcagaaaatgaacaTGCAGATTTTTGGCCCTCTTCATTGCTACCTCACGGTTTGGTTGTTTTTGTGAGTACAAGTGGTTGGCTCGTgaccaggctcccaaggctgcacctagacatgtactaggacatgttaggatcacaTTGGTCCATTCtttcaagccccatgcatgctggaaTTGAGAAAATACAGCAACTCATCCATAAAGCCATtcttgagttcgaaaattctgttcttgctgtcaagggagatgaatctgatcttggctgccctaggggctatagccatggttatgACATCCCCTGGTTATGTCTAAGATGTGACCAAGTCGCCCCTTCGAGGCATGGTCCATggttgaatcggtttttaaataaaaacaagaacagcccccttcggccccttcatattactgcatgtgttgtttcggCTTTATGGGTGttagtgtggatcttggttggctctttagccattagccacggttcacaccataccccttgatgtctagatcatgccatggtcaatcaatggccactggaatgacacagGACAGCAAACGAAGGAATACTCCCCACGCACGCAAGGGTGCTTATCGGGTGGGAGTTTCGGGTGTTCATGGTGTGGGttaaattgtggctggcctagggcccttagccatggttcaaaccattccttaggatgttggtaagagattctggttggtggttcaagccccaatggccattagcctcgtaAACGATGCAAGGGAACACAAACACCgctgctgtaatttttgacagcaagtgtgatgtggttcagaggtgtgtttcaAGTTATTGAttggattttagcctatggccttggactggacagtaccccatcgagttaggaaggtcgtgtttttgaccgtttgtgattcggttaagtttagaggtcgtacaaaaatttacggtgcgatgtgccaaattgactctcgaaagagcgtttcatgttttggcctccattcaccaaaatttcgacttgtatcattttttggagcattatttcatcatttcaggtgtattttaatcatgactaaatgatggttcggtgttggttcgggttggcacggagtcatgattaaatacttaGTCaatgggcgtaattgtctcgtttatggattcaattacaaagtttggtcaagtaaaatcatttgcatatttttcatgttagatttaagtcgcagcgagcctgggaacgatccaacccattaggtaaaaattaatacaggatatttaattacgtTGTTTAATTACattacatgcataaaaaaaatataaaatattcatttttgagatttatgcgatattgcttgtggccacttcactatcatgggattattgcttcacccggtggtcattTACCAGTTCAGTTCaattcagttccacccagtatactgtggtatTAGTCTGATCATACGATTATTacatcacccggtggtcacttaccggttcagttcagttcagttcatggggccactagcgtagaacataatctcaacagaaaatttatgacatgttattttatgacagggcttgattgagcaaacattccacttatgatttccagttcagttatgcacgtattatagttactcatgacatgatattttttttacgtTATGCCAGACTCATGATATGTTATCTTCACTtcgcatgcaattttattaatactacttgttatttacgatatatgcatgctgagtctttagactcactagacttgattgttgtaggtactgatgaggtcgggatcgagggcggggactcgtgagccatcttgggtcggcagtagtggaatccgaggacctcattttcagcatttaccatttttatgctaaaacattttatctttcgttggattattttaaattgttagtTTGCGAACGATAacttcttccgctgctattttgaactttaaactttatttatcagtttattttatgaatgagggcattttaattatttaaaaagaaaattttaatttttccgcaaattttcaaatacgaattttcgggcctttgCAGGAGATGCCTCCGCATGTCATAGGCGCATGAAGACACCTGCCTCACAAACACGTCGGGAGTCCCGGGGATCGTTCCGTCCATCCGCATCGACCTCTCCAACTCGTCATCTCTACGATCATTCTCCACGTCCTTTCCATCTTCTCCGCCACCCCTCCACTTCCACCCGCCTTCTATAAAACTCGCTTGAAACACTGAATTGAGGAAGAAATCTACTCCTTGTCCAAGGAAGCTCCGATTGTCGCCGCCTGTGGTGGTACTGGTGGCAGCGGAGAGGAAGCACGACAGAAGGCAGAAAATCCATCGAAGACGTTTCGTGGTCCGTTTCTCTCTCGATCCGCAGTCTTCAGCAAAAGAAAATTGTAGCCGGTTGACAGTTTGGAGAGAAGGAGCTGGAACTGAAAGATCTGCTTGCGTGAATCTTCAGATATTTTAGATGTGGTCGGGTCGGGTCTCAGAAATGGATAAAATTGGACATGACATATCGGGTCAAACTTAAATTTTGTAAAATAGCAATAATGTGACATTTTGTTTTGATCGACTCATATTTTTGGCACAGACGCTCATCCAGCACTCGCAAGAATTATACGATAGGCCGTAGGAAGACCGATGCAATTGATCCGGGACCACATTCGCTGGAGTTGGTTACTTAACTTTCTATTAAGAATAGGTTGATATTGTAAACTGAAAATTACATCCTTCAAAGTGGCAAAAAGTTACATTTGAATGGGAAATGAAAAgggaaaaataatgttttttccGATTCAAGAATTTGAAACTAATTAGGGTATGTTTGCCTATGAAAATATTTCcgtaaattataaacaaataaaGCCCAAGATAAGCACTGAACTGAAGTTGCTATGGCAAATGAATGGAGACGACCTACTCTTATGCAAAACCTCAACATTCTGAAGTATATCCTTCTTCGTTACATTGAATCATTCACTAGAGAAACCCAGAAACTGGTTAATAAACCTAGCGACAGGCGAGGCGTCACCAGGCTCATATGATACAAGGTTTTCGGTATCCATTTCTGAAATGGTGTTAAAAAGTGTCTGGGGACGGGCACAGAACAAATGCTTCCTTTCTGCAAGTTCTTCTGCTAGCTCACTTTGATGGTTGTCCATTAGATCCTCGTTAACCACCACGATCAGAGGTTTTCTCAGTCGCAGGGTCTCGAATATGCTCCCTGAACCTGTCCAAACAAGGGAAGACTCGATTTTGAAAGATCGTTCTACTATCAAAAGCGGTGCTTCAATTTGTAAAGCAAACACAGCAAATGACTGACCTGCATGACTGATAACAAGAGAGGCTGATCTCAAATGGTCAGCAATGCTAGGTGAAAACGTAAAATAATCTACTGAGACAAACCCATCTTCTCCAGCTGACTGGAAATGAGAGCCATTATGTAAAAATTGCAAATAATAGCAGGCCATGAAACCATGTTGACAAGATAAAGACATTCGATAGACTCTATTCGGCATGTCCAAATTCTACTTTTCTATATCTCTAGATAGATTCAGTCTGGAAAATTTAACACATCTAAATCCATGAAAATCAAACCTTTAAGAGTTAGTTGGCTATCTCCAGCAGATGAacaactcaaatcaaaatatCGTTCACTTCAAAATGGTGATGTCAAATTCAAGACGGGATGGACTCTAAAATCATTTGATGTACTAAACTTAAAAGAAATAAGATGAGATGACATGTCAATCTAAAAAAAAAGAGGGATGCAAAATAGACCATGCTCAAAcacaaatattaaaaatgactcAAGAGCATTTGTTGTGGGCATAAGATTGAAAGAAACTAACATGAAATATGATGCCCAGAAATGTCACCAATTTCACAGTGACACAAATAAACAGTGCTTAAAGTGTCTTCTATCcatgatttttctgatatttataattcatatttaaacCCGGTAGCTACTAGATCAATGTTTCAAGACGATTAGAGCTAGATTGTAGAGACAGCATAAAATTTATTCACTAAGATCAACATGTtaatcaaagaaaaaaaaatcataaaaaaacctTCACATTACATTCATGGGGATGTAGGAACCGCAGCCCATTTGAATGAGAAGATGGGTGTATCCCTTCTCGAACAATGCTTCCCTAACTTCCCTAGTATCTACAGCTCTAACCAGGGAGTCAAAAGAGGTAGTCCCAACAGTCACAAAGACTATCCTTTTCGACTGAAAACTATCTTC from Primulina tabacum isolate GXHZ01 chromosome 14, ASM2559414v2, whole genome shotgun sequence includes:
- the LOC142524196 gene encoding uncharacterized protein LOC142524196; protein product: MDEVEDSFQSKRIVFVTVGTTSFDSLVRAVDTREVREALFEKGYTHLLIQMGCGSYIPMNSAGEDGFVSVDYFTFSPSIADHLRSASLVISHAGSGSIFETLRLRKPLIVVVNEDLMDNHQSELAEELAERKHLFCARPQTLFNTISEMDTENLVSYEPGDASPVARFINQFLGFSSE